From the genome of Eublepharis macularius isolate TG4126 chromosome 12, MPM_Emac_v1.0, whole genome shotgun sequence, one region includes:
- the MED9 gene encoding mediator of RNA polymerase II transcription subunit 9: MAAPGASAAVGGSRAEEQPPPPAAPSSQAPVPQAAEQAGQPQPQQPSPAEQKFQPPPAQPPPPSAQAPPPPPAQRPDQEDASFLPLVHDIIKCMDKDSQDVHQVLSDLRTKFVEMRKLIKSMQGIGVSPERQQEQLQSLREQVRTKSELLQKYKSLCMFEIPKE, translated from the exons ATGGCCGCGCCGGGCGCTTCGGCCGCCGTCGGGGGATCCCGGGCCGAGGAGCagcccccgccgcccgccgcgccCTCCTCCCAGGCGCCGGTCCCGCAGGCCGCAGAGCAAGCCGGCCAGCCGCAGCCGCAGCAGCCCTCGCCCGCCGAGCAGAAGTTCCAGCCGCCCCCCGcgcagccgccgccgccctccgcccaggcgccgccgccgccgcctgcccAGCGCCCGGACCAGGAGGACGCCTCCTTCCTGCCTCTGGTGCACGACATCATCAAATG CATGGATAAAGACAGCCAGGATGTTCACCAGGTGTTGAGTGATCTGCGGACCAAATTTGTGGAGATGCGGAAGCTGATCAAAAGCATGCAAGGCATTGGTGTGAGCCCGGAGCGTCAGCAGGAACAGCTCCAGAGCCTCCGAGAGCAAGTCCGGACGAAGAGTGAACTGCTGCAGAAGTATAAGAGTTTGTGTATGTTTGAGATCCCCAAGGAATAG
- the RASD1 gene encoding dexamethasone-induced Ras-related protein 1 isoform X2 produces the protein MRLAEMIKKMGPSESELNIPAKNCYRMVILGSSKVGKTAIVSRFLTGRFEEQYTPTIEDFHRKFYSIRGEVYQLDILDTSGNHPFPAMRRLSILTDCRDQVLPEEQNQGERGRSTGHLRE, from the exons ATGCGCCTGGCGGAGATGATCAAGAAAATGGGTCCCAGCGAGTCGGAGCTCAACATCCCGGCCAAGAACTGCTACCGGATGGTCATCCTGGGCTCGTCCAAGGTGGGCAAGACGGCCATCGTCTCCCGCTTCCTCACCGGCCGCTTCGAGGAGCAGTACACCCCCACCATCGAGGATTTCCACCGCAAGTTCTACAGCATCCGCGGGGAGGTGTACCAGCTGGACATCTTGGACACCTCGGGGAACCACCCGTTCCCGGCCATGAGGCGCCTCTCCATCCTCACAG ATTGTAGAGACCAAGTCTTGCCTGAAGAACAAAACCAAGGAGAACGTGGACGTTCCACTGGTCATCTGCGGGAATAA
- the RASD1 gene encoding dexamethasone-induced Ras-related protein 1 isoform X1, with the protein MRLAEMIKKMGPSESELNIPAKNCYRMVILGSSKVGKTAIVSRFLTGRFEEQYTPTIEDFHRKFYSIRGEVYQLDILDTSGNHPFPAMRRLSILTGDVFILVFSLDNRDSFEEVQRLKQQIVETKSCLKNKTKENVDVPLVICGNKGDRDFYREVEPREIEQLVGQDPKKCAYFEISAKKNSSLDQMFQALFSMAKLPSEMSPDLHRKVSVQYCELLQKKALKSKKLLKEGARDAGGEAYGIVAPFARRPSVHSDLMYIREKAIRGGQAKDKERCVIS; encoded by the exons ATGCGCCTGGCGGAGATGATCAAGAAAATGGGTCCCAGCGAGTCGGAGCTCAACATCCCGGCCAAGAACTGCTACCGGATGGTCATCCTGGGCTCGTCCAAGGTGGGCAAGACGGCCATCGTCTCCCGCTTCCTCACCGGCCGCTTCGAGGAGCAGTACACCCCCACCATCGAGGATTTCCACCGCAAGTTCTACAGCATCCGCGGGGAGGTGTACCAGCTGGACATCTTGGACACCTCGGGGAACCACCCGTTCCCGGCCATGAGGCGCCTCTCCATCCTCACAG gaGACGTCTTCATTCTCGTGTTCAGCCTGGACAACCGAGACTCCTTTGAAGAGGTCCAGCGCCTGAAGCAGCAGATTGTAGAGACCAAGTCTTGCCTGAAGAACAAAACCAAGGAGAACGTGGACGTTCCACTGGTCATCTGCGGGAATAAGGGCGACCGGGATTTCTACCGAGAGGTCGAACCCAGGGAGATCGAGCAATTGGTGGGCCAGGATCCCAAAAAGTGCGCCTACTTTGAGATATCAGCCAAGAAGAACAGCAGTTTGGACCAGATGTTCCAAGCTCTATTCAGTATGGCTAAGCTGCCCagcgaaatgagccctgacctcCACCGGAAAGTCTCCGTCCAGTACTGCGAACTTTTGCAAAAGAAGGCACTCAAAAGTAAGAAACTGCTGAAAGAAGGGGCTCGGGATGCTGGCGGTGAAGCATACGGCATTGTGGCTCCCTTTGCCCGCCGTCCCAGTGTGCACAGCGACCTGATGTACATCCGGGAGAAGGCCATCCGAGGTGGGCAGGCCAAGGACAAAGAGCGCTGCGTGATCAGTTAG